A genomic segment from Variovorax paradoxus B4 encodes:
- a CDS encoding proteasome-type protease: MTYCVGIKLNAGLVFLSDSRTNAGVDHISTFRKMIVYEQPGDRVMVLLSSGNLSISQSVREILQIEELRETREDGSQGDPITIWNAKSMFDAARVLGSAVRHVYDRDAEALKHAGLDFNVSFIFGGQVKGEGMRLFLVYAAGNFIEATTETPYFQVGESKYGKPVLDRVLTPETPLDEAAKCALVSMDSTMKSNLSVGLPLDLVVYEANKLETDRVICIDADNPYYRMMHNSWGQKLREVFDSIEDPVWDDSATEHPLKMPATRHSPLRKISTPDEKLI; this comes from the coding sequence ATGACTTATTGCGTAGGCATCAAACTCAACGCCGGCCTGGTGTTTCTTTCCGACTCGCGCACCAATGCGGGCGTGGACCACATCAGCACCTTCCGCAAGATGATCGTCTACGAGCAGCCGGGCGACCGCGTCATGGTGCTGCTGTCCTCGGGCAACCTGAGCATTTCGCAGTCGGTGCGCGAGATCCTGCAGATCGAGGAACTGCGCGAGACCCGCGAAGACGGCTCCCAGGGCGACCCCATCACCATCTGGAACGCCAAGAGCATGTTCGATGCTGCGCGCGTGCTCGGCTCGGCCGTGCGCCACGTGTACGACCGCGACGCCGAGGCGCTCAAGCATGCGGGGCTGGACTTCAACGTCTCCTTCATCTTCGGCGGGCAGGTCAAGGGCGAAGGCATGCGCCTGTTCCTGGTCTATGCGGCCGGCAACTTCATCGAGGCCACCACCGAGACGCCCTACTTCCAGGTGGGTGAATCGAAATACGGCAAGCCGGTGCTCGACCGCGTGCTCACGCCCGAGACCCCGCTCGACGAAGCCGCCAAGTGCGCGCTGGTGTCGATGGACTCGACCATGAAGTCGAACCTCTCGGTGGGCCTGCCGCTCGACCTGGTGGTGTACGAAGCCAACAAGCTCGAGACCGACCGCGTGATCTGCATCGACGCCGACAACCCCTACTACCGCATGATGCACAACAGCTGGGGCCAGAAGCTGCGCGAGGTGTTCGACAGCATCGAGGACCCGGTGTGGGACGACTCCGCCACCGAGCATCCGCTGAAGATGCCGGCCACGCGGCACAGCCCGCTGCGCAAGATCTCGACGCCGGACGAAAAGCTGATCTGA